A window from Streptomyces sp. NBC_00271 encodes these proteins:
- a CDS encoding VC0807 family protein — protein sequence MSITAIETSTGATTVEAPAATSAAAAARPSFLPLILDVAVPVGSYYLLKNGFGMSTMAALGWSSVVPAVRTVWGVVKERKANALAGLILFVNVVGLALSLVAGDPRLMLAKDSGVSSAIGIGILVSVKLGRPMMTAGMKPFLIKGDAAKNAAWDRLAAGSPRFRKAERTFSLVWGVVLLGECVARVVGAYTLPVDTMVWLGTVVMIGSIAVAILVSGRLAVGPMEKMLENDVAGTIQSKS from the coding sequence ATGAGCATCACGGCCATCGAGACCAGCACTGGAGCGACCACCGTCGAGGCACCGGCAGCCACGAGCGCCGCTGCCGCCGCCAGGCCCAGCTTCCTGCCGCTGATCCTCGACGTGGCGGTGCCCGTCGGGTCGTACTACCTCCTCAAGAACGGGTTCGGCATGAGCACCATGGCGGCCCTCGGCTGGAGCAGCGTGGTGCCGGCGGTGCGGACCGTGTGGGGCGTGGTGAAGGAGCGCAAGGCCAACGCCCTGGCCGGGCTGATCCTGTTCGTCAACGTCGTCGGGCTGGCGCTCAGCCTCGTCGCCGGTGACCCGCGGCTGATGCTGGCCAAGGACAGCGGGGTCAGCAGCGCGATCGGCATCGGCATCCTGGTCTCCGTGAAGCTCGGCAGGCCGATGATGACGGCGGGCATGAAGCCGTTCCTCATCAAGGGCGACGCGGCCAAGAACGCCGCCTGGGACCGGCTGGCGGCAGGCTCCCCGCGGTTCCGGAAGGCCGAGCGGACCTTCTCCCTGGTCTGGGGCGTGGTGCTGCTCGGCGAGTGCGTCGCGCGGGTCGTGGGGGCGTACACCCTGCCGGTCGACACGATGGTCTGGCTGGGCACGGTCGTGATGATCGGTTCGATCGCGGTGGCCATCCTGGTCAGTGGGCGGCTGGCGGTCGGTCCGATGGAGAAGATGCTGGAGAACGACGTCGCCGGGACGATCCAGTCCAAGAGTTGA